A region from the Thermococcus sp. Bubb.Bath genome encodes:
- a CDS encoding nucleotide sugar dehydrogenase → MKLIGLSKEEVKEAFRKGEFTIAVYGMGKMGLPLAAVFADHGANVIGVDINERVVEMINRGENHIKEEPGLDELVRKNVEAGRLRATTDGVGAAKQADVMVILVPTLTDERGNMKLGPVYDVAEKISQGLEKGDIVITEATMPPGTTESLVSILEKSGLKLGEFGLAHAPERTMTGTAIRDITGQYPKIVGANDGRTLEAVMGIYETINRKGVIPMSSIKAAEAVKVFEGVYRDVNIGLANELALWCEEHGLDALEVFQAANTQPYCHLHMPGAGVGGHCIPVYPWFVINLARKTNPRLTKTAREINDSMPHHVVELTIKALNGAGKPLKGSNVLILGLTFRGGVREFMKAAAKPIIEELKKWGANVYAYDPLCTREDAERFGTEWKEDFKDVDAIVITADHREFKELDLGKIAGEVRTKIIVDGRNVIDPEKAEKAGFIYMRVGRV, encoded by the coding sequence ATGAAGCTTATCGGGTTGAGCAAGGAGGAAGTTAAAGAGGCCTTCAGAAAGGGAGAGTTTACCATAGCAGTTTATGGAATGGGAAAGATGGGCCTTCCTCTGGCGGCCGTCTTCGCAGACCACGGGGCAAACGTCATAGGCGTTGACATAAACGAGAGAGTCGTCGAGATGATAAACCGCGGTGAGAACCACATAAAGGAAGAGCCGGGCCTGGATGAACTTGTGAGGAAGAACGTTGAAGCCGGGAGACTGAGGGCCACAACCGACGGTGTTGGGGCGGCGAAACAAGCTGATGTGATGGTCATTCTAGTTCCAACACTCACGGACGAGAGGGGCAACATGAAGCTCGGCCCGGTTTATGATGTCGCTGAAAAGATCTCTCAGGGGCTTGAGAAGGGCGACATCGTTATCACAGAGGCGACCATGCCGCCGGGAACTACTGAGAGCTTAGTTTCCATCCTCGAGAAGAGCGGGCTCAAGCTTGGGGAATTCGGCCTTGCCCACGCTCCGGAGAGGACGATGACGGGGACTGCCATAAGGGACATCACCGGCCAGTACCCAAAGATAGTTGGGGCAAACGATGGGAGGACGCTTGAAGCGGTGATGGGCATCTACGAGACGATAAACAGGAAGGGCGTCATTCCAATGAGCTCAATCAAGGCCGCCGAGGCGGTAAAGGTCTTCGAGGGTGTGTATAGGGACGTTAACATAGGTCTCGCGAACGAGCTCGCCCTGTGGTGTGAGGAGCACGGCCTTGATGCCCTCGAAGTATTCCAGGCGGCGAACACACAACCCTACTGCCACCTCCACATGCCCGGAGCCGGGGTAGGGGGCCATTGCATCCCAGTATACCCCTGGTTCGTCATTAACCTCGCCAGAAAGACGAATCCGAGGCTTACCAAGACTGCAAGAGAAATTAACGACTCGATGCCTCATCACGTTGTTGAGCTTACCATTAAAGCGCTCAACGGAGCTGGAAAGCCGCTGAAGGGAAGCAACGTTCTCATACTGGGACTAACATTCAGGGGCGGCGTCAGGGAGTTCATGAAGGCGGCCGCAAAGCCAATCATTGAAGAGCTCAAGAAGTGGGGGGCCAACGTTTACGCCTACGACCCGCTGTGCACCAGGGAGGACGCGGAGCGCTTTGGCACCGAGTGGAAGGAGGACTTCAAGGACGTTGATGCGATAGTCATAACCGCTGACCACAGGGAGTTCAAGGAGCTGGATCTTGGAAAGATAGCTGGAGAAGTTAGGACTAAGATAATAGTGGATGGCAGGAACGTTATTGATCCGGAGAAGGCAGAAAAGGCAGGTTTCATCTACATGAGGGTTGGAAGAGTCTGA
- a CDS encoding type II toxin-antitoxin system VapC family toxin gives MIVVDTSVFIDLFFEFDPERTKKVERLFEIIERNGISIVEPALFKVELASQLSRRMKKSEASIVLDETMRRVELISTEDLMETAFIVAFETGARAADSFYIATAKKNDAVLISNDKKQVESAKSFDTRAFYLLDEIEEAIKTVGG, from the coding sequence ATGATAGTCGTTGACACCTCCGTTTTTATTGATTTATTTTTTGAGTTCGACCCAGAGAGAACTAAGAAAGTTGAAAGGCTTTTTGAGATCATTGAACGGAACGGTATCTCAATAGTGGAACCAGCCCTTTTCAAGGTGGAACTTGCCTCCCAGCTCAGCAGGAGAATGAAGAAATCCGAGGCGTCAATTGTTTTGGATGAAACAATGAGGAGAGTTGAACTGATATCCACGGAAGATCTCATGGAGACTGCATTCATTGTGGCCTTCGAGACCGGGGCAAGGGCCGCAGATTCATTCTACATTGCAACTGCAAAAAAGAATGATGCTGTTTTAATTTCGAACGATAAAAAGCAAGTTGAATCCGCAAAGAGTTTTGATACACGAGCCTTTTACCTGCTCGACGAAATTGAAGAGGCCATTAAAACCGTTGGAGGCTGA
- a CDS encoding PIN domain-containing protein translates to MDEDKKLYDTNVIIEAVKSGEKLRGYTTILNVIEFPKVTTLDLTVITPSLDDYLLSTEISQAMVEKGTPVPAVDMVVAAVALNRGLTLVSQDKRFLFIREVYQDLKLQLEGL, encoded by the coding sequence ATGGACGAGGACAAGAAGCTTTACGACACGAACGTGATTATCGAGGCGGTAAAATCCGGGGAAAAGCTTAGGGGATACACCACAATACTCAACGTGATAGAGTTCCCCAAAGTCACAACGCTCGACCTGACAGTGATCACCCCCTCGCTCGATGACTATCTCCTCTCAACAGAGATATCCCAGGCAATGGTGGAGAAAGGAACGCCCGTTCCCGCAGTTGACATGGTTGTAGCTGCGGTGGCGCTAAACAGGGGGCTCACCCTCGTAAGCCAAGATAAGCGTTTTCTTTTCATTCGGGAAGTTTATCAGGATTTAAAGCTACAGCTGGAGGGTTTATAA
- a CDS encoding DegT/DnrJ/EryC1/StrS aminotransferase family protein gives MRNMPIAKPQIGDEEIDAVVNVLKSGMLAHGKEVEAFEREFADYLGAKHGIAVANGTAALDVALKALGIKDGDEVITTPFTFIATASSILFQRAKPVFADIDEKTFNLDPDDVLKRITDKTKAILVVHLYGQPADMKAFKEIAEDHNLYLIEDCAQAHGAEFEGQKVGTFGDIAAFSFYPTKNMTTGEGGMVVTNSDELAERARLIRSHGQVQRYYHVELGYNLRMTNIAGALGRVQLRKLKEWNERRRENAEKLTEGISKIDGLIPPYVDPRVKHVYHQYTIRVTDEFPLNRDELVEKLREKGIGTGIYYPLPLHHQPLFQKLGYEENCCPNSVEASEEVVSLPVHPAVSDEDIDYIVRTLREINGE, from the coding sequence ATGAGGAACATGCCCATAGCAAAGCCCCAGATAGGGGATGAAGAAATAGATGCCGTTGTGAACGTTCTCAAGAGTGGAATGCTCGCCCACGGAAAGGAAGTCGAGGCCTTTGAGAGGGAGTTCGCCGATTATCTTGGAGCAAAACACGGGATAGCCGTTGCCAACGGAACCGCCGCACTCGACGTTGCCCTTAAGGCCCTCGGGATAAAGGATGGCGACGAGGTCATTACCACGCCATTCACCTTCATAGCAACCGCCAGCTCCATTCTCTTCCAGAGGGCGAAGCCGGTTTTCGCAGATATAGACGAGAAAACCTTCAACCTTGACCCGGACGACGTTCTGAAGAGGATAACAGACAAGACGAAGGCGATCCTAGTCGTCCACCTCTACGGCCAGCCGGCAGATATGAAGGCATTCAAGGAGATAGCGGAAGACCACAACCTCTACCTCATCGAGGACTGCGCCCAGGCCCACGGGGCAGAATTTGAGGGCCAGAAAGTTGGAACGTTTGGAGACATCGCTGCCTTCAGCTTTTACCCGACGAAGAACATGACGACCGGAGAGGGCGGAATGGTTGTAACCAACAGCGACGAACTGGCCGAGAGGGCGAGGCTCATAAGGAGTCACGGACAGGTGCAGAGGTACTATCACGTGGAGCTCGGCTACAACCTCAGGATGACGAACATAGCCGGTGCATTGGGGAGAGTCCAGCTAAGGAAACTCAAGGAATGGAACGAGAGGAGAAGGGAGAACGCGGAAAAGCTCACCGAGGGAATCTCAAAGATCGATGGCCTAATCCCACCATACGTTGATCCGAGGGTGAAGCACGTCTACCACCAGTACACGATAAGGGTAACCGACGAGTTCCCGCTGAACAGGGACGAGCTCGTTGAGAAGCTCCGCGAGAAGGGAATAGGAACTGGAATATACTACCCGCTGCCGCTCCACCACCAGCCGCTCTTCCAGAAACTCGGATACGAGGAAAACTGCTGCCCGAACTCAGTAGAGGCCAGCGAAGAGGTGGTCAGTCTGCCGGTCCACCCAGCGGTGAGCGATGAGGACATAGATTATATAGTCAGAACACTCAGAGAGATAAACGGTGAGTGA
- a CDS encoding type IV toxin-antitoxin system AbiEi family antitoxin domain-containing protein encodes MMKNYYLSRTEQELISVLKATDIISAQEIKELFPGLSENMIKKVLLSLVRKGYLYRLKRGLYLVNEEPGKPLIKNPYWIALALFTGYVAFSSALRLYGFIEYEPFTIFVATPRKSGKREIGEYTIKAIALGEKATGMTLKNGVYTSTLAKTFFDCFYKPTYCGGYSEVTKALYEAKEID; translated from the coding sequence ATGATGAAAAATTACTACCTCTCACGGACGGAGCAAGAGCTTATCAGTGTCCTTAAGGCTACTGACATAATATCGGCTCAGGAAATAAAAGAGCTATTTCCTGGGTTAAGTGAAAACATGATCAAAAAAGTGCTTTTAAGTCTTGTGAGGAAAGGTTACCTGTACAGACTTAAGAGGGGCCTGTACCTTGTTAACGAGGAACCAGGAAAACCTTTAATAAAAAATCCATATTGGATAGCACTGGCCCTGTTTACAGGATACGTTGCGTTCTCCTCAGCACTGAGGCTCTACGGATTTATTGAGTACGAACCGTTCACGATATTCGTGGCAACGCCAAGAAAGTCAGGTAAAAGAGAAATTGGGGAGTACACTATAAAGGCTATCGCCCTGGGCGAGAAAGCAACGGGGATGACCCTCAAAAATGGAGTTTACACTTCCACCCTGGCCAAAACCTTCTTTGACTGCTTTTACAAACCGACCTACTGTGGAGGCTATTCAGAAGTAACGAAAGCACTGTATGAGGCGAAGGAAATAGACTAG
- a CDS encoding UDP-N-acetylglucosamine 3-dehydrogenase has product MLRVGVVGVGMMGQHHVRVYSELAKEGKVELVGIADANFERAKELAKKYGTTPYADYRELVKEKLDAVSIAVPTSLHREVALEFIKAGTSVLVEKPIADTIENGQTIIKAAEEAGVTLAVGHIERFNPAVLRLKELIDRGELGKIVTITAKRVGPMAARIRDVGIIIDLGVHDIDVISYLFGERVKTVYSRAGNVLHPAGVEDHALITIGFEDGSGIVETNWLTPHKTRTLNVVGTGGIAYLDYIEQSLKLYNHEWIKEAKIQKREPLRNELEHFIECVETGKRPIVDGEAGLHALKVALLAQESARTGKVLEVGE; this is encoded by the coding sequence ATGCTGCGCGTTGGAGTAGTCGGAGTCGGGATGATGGGACAGCACCACGTTCGCGTTTACTCCGAACTGGCCAAAGAGGGGAAGGTTGAGCTCGTTGGAATAGCGGATGCCAACTTTGAGAGGGCCAAGGAGCTCGCCAAGAAGTACGGGACAACACCTTACGCGGACTACCGCGAGCTGGTTAAGGAGAAACTCGATGCGGTGAGCATAGCCGTGCCCACTTCCCTCCACAGGGAAGTCGCCCTCGAGTTCATAAAAGCGGGAACGAGCGTCCTCGTTGAGAAACCAATAGCGGACACTATTGAGAACGGACAAACTATAATCAAGGCCGCGGAAGAGGCCGGGGTTACACTGGCGGTGGGGCACATTGAGAGGTTCAACCCAGCGGTCCTCAGGCTCAAAGAGCTCATAGACCGGGGAGAGCTCGGAAAGATAGTGACGATAACGGCAAAGCGCGTCGGCCCGATGGCGGCCCGGATCAGGGACGTCGGGATAATAATCGACCTCGGCGTCCACGACATCGACGTCATAAGCTACCTCTTCGGGGAGAGGGTCAAAACGGTCTACTCAAGGGCAGGAAACGTCCTCCACCCGGCCGGCGTCGAAGACCACGCCCTCATAACCATCGGCTTTGAGGATGGGAGCGGCATAGTGGAGACGAACTGGCTGACCCCCCACAAGACCAGAACCCTCAACGTCGTCGGAACCGGGGGAATAGCCTACCTCGACTACATTGAACAGAGCCTCAAGCTCTACAACCACGAGTGGATAAAGGAGGCGAAGATACAGAAGAGAGAGCCGCTGAGGAACGAGCTTGAGCACTTCATTGAGTGCGTTGAGACCGGGAAGAGACCTATTGTAGATGGCGAAGCCGGCCTTCATGCCCTCAAAGTCGCCCTCCTGGCCCAGGAGAGCGCGAGAACCGGAAAAGTTCTGGAGGTGGGAGAATGA
- a CDS encoding antitoxin family protein, whose amino-acid sequence MSELEEIEVVYEDGVFKPLKKTKVKEGTLGKVTLIKPSGLLEMARKHRKKVKEDPLQEFLEERR is encoded by the coding sequence GTGAGTGAGTTGGAGGAAATCGAGGTAGTCTACGAGGACGGGGTCTTCAAACCCCTGAAGAAGACAAAAGTCAAAGAAGGGACTTTAGGAAAAGTTACCCTCATAAAACCCTCTGGACTGCTTGAGATGGCAAGAAAACACCGCAAAAAAGTAAAGGAAGACCCCCTGCAGGAATTCCTGGAGGAAAGGCGATGA
- a CDS encoding acyltransferase, with translation MSEEAKKYFAHPLAVVEEGAEIGEGTRIWHFAHIRKGSKIGKNCNIGKDVYVDADVEIGNNVKIQNGVSVYHGVKVEDDVFLGPHMTFTNDMYPRAFNQDWEVVPTLVKKGASIGAHATIVCGTTIGEYAMVGAGSVVTKDVPPFGLVYGNPARLRGFVCYCGRPLKEKIGEDEEGIIFKCSHCGREVKIKKEDYERYLREKNL, from the coding sequence ATGTCCGAGGAGGCTAAAAAATATTTCGCCCATCCCCTCGCCGTTGTGGAGGAGGGGGCAGAGATAGGAGAAGGAACCAGAATCTGGCACTTTGCCCACATAAGGAAAGGCTCCAAGATAGGCAAGAACTGCAACATAGGGAAGGACGTTTACGTTGATGCCGACGTTGAAATCGGAAACAACGTGAAAATCCAGAACGGAGTGAGCGTCTATCACGGCGTTAAAGTCGAGGACGACGTTTTTCTCGGCCCGCACATGACGTTCACGAACGACATGTACCCAAGGGCATTCAACCAGGACTGGGAGGTTGTTCCGACCCTCGTCAAGAAGGGGGCAAGTATAGGGGCCCACGCCACAATCGTCTGCGGAACCACGATAGGGGAGTACGCAATGGTGGGAGCCGGTTCAGTTGTCACCAAGGACGTTCCACCCTTTGGCTTGGTCTATGGAAACCCTGCCCGCCTGAGGGGCTTCGTCTGCTATTGCGGAAGACCCCTAAAGGAGAAGATCGGAGAGGACGAAGAGGGAATTATCTTCAAGTGCTCCCACTGCGGGAGAGAAGTCAAGATAAAGAAGGAAGACTACGAGCGCTACCTTAGGGAGAAGAATCTCTAA